Proteins from a single region of Lysinibacillus sp. JNUCC-52:
- the spoVAE gene encoding stage V sporulation protein AE, which produces MVTTFIFAFIVGGIICVIGQLLMDVGKLTPAHTLSTLVVVGAILDGMGLYEPLIHLAGAGATVPITSFGNSLTHGAMAEAEKHGLVGVLTGMFEVTSSGISAAIVFGFIGALIFKPKGNID; this is translated from the coding sequence ATGGTTACGACATTTATTTTTGCATTTATAGTAGGAGGCATTATCTGTGTGATTGGTCAATTATTAATGGATGTTGGTAAATTGACACCAGCACATACATTAAGTACGTTAGTTGTCGTTGGTGCCATTTTAGATGGAATGGGGTTATACGAGCCGCTAATTCATTTAGCGGGTGCTGGTGCTACAGTACCAATTACGTCATTTGGGAACTCCTTAACACATGGAGCAATGGCTGAAGCAGAAAAACATGGATTAGTAGGCGTATTAACGGGAATGTTTGAAGTAACAAGCTCAGGAATCAGCGCTGCTATTGTTTTTGGATTTATTGGAGCATTAATTTTTAAACCAAAAGGGAATATTGACTAG
- a CDS encoding phosphatidylglycerophosphatase A family protein, with the protein MHDKSIRVHSEEVAKAAQAALIRRGVKLEDIAEIVYEMQKSYNVGLTLEHCIHSVERVLRKREVQHALLVGIELDELAEKGLLSSPLQQIIESDEGLFGVDETIALGSVFTYGSIAVTTFGHLDKQKIGIIKKLDTEPGQHVNTFLDDLVGSIAASAASRIAHRMRDLEEEGETFADIEPEELGPKPKPHNEI; encoded by the coding sequence ATGCACGATAAAAGTATTCGCGTACATTCAGAAGAAGTGGCGAAAGCGGCTCAAGCTGCACTAATTCGTCGTGGTGTAAAATTAGAGGACATTGCTGAAATTGTTTATGAGATGCAAAAATCCTACAATGTAGGTTTAACATTAGAGCATTGTATTCATTCGGTTGAACGTGTATTGCGTAAACGTGAAGTCCAGCATGCACTATTAGTTGGAATAGAGCTAGATGAGCTAGCTGAAAAAGGGCTATTATCATCACCTCTTCAACAAATTATCGAATCTGATGAAGGATTATTCGGAGTAGATGAAACAATTGCGCTGGGGTCTGTGTTTACATATGGAAGTATTGCTGTAACAACATTTGGACATTTAGATAAACAAAAAATCGGTATCATAAAAAAACTCGACACAGAGCCAGGACAGCATGTTAATACATTTTTAGATGATTTAGTTGGCAGTATTGCAGCTTCGGCAGCCTCACGTATTGCGCACCGTATGCGTGACTTAGAAGAGGAAGGCGAAACATTTGCAGATATTGAGCCAGAAGAACTTGGCCCAAAACCAAAACCACATAATGAAATTTAA
- a CDS encoding stage VI sporulation protein F yields MHRSFFNSIEQKTGVSMDEIFALANAIQHADFTNEKQVRKIVRRVGKVSNRQITQELEDKIVNSIIQDGASLDFEKLAKMMK; encoded by the coding sequence ATGCATCGCTCGTTTTTTAATTCGATTGAACAAAAGACAGGCGTTTCAATGGATGAAATCTTTGCATTAGCAAATGCAATTCAACATGCGGATTTTACCAATGAAAAACAAGTAAGAAAAATTGTACGTCGTGTGGGCAAAGTGTCTAATAGACAAATCACACAAGAGTTGGAAGATAAAATCGTAAACTCCATTATTCAAGATGGTGCTTCACTAGATTTCGAAAAGCTTGCTAAAATGATGAAGTAA
- a CDS encoding YjcG family protein: MKYGIVAFPSKKLQDLANTYRKRYDPHYAKITPHMTLKDSFDATEEDIQSIVKQLDDIAANQAPLSIHASRISSFFPTTNAIYFRIEPTEQLQAFHRVIEEKIPFGDSKHVFVPHITIAQKMTDSEHDDIFGQLRMTGVDEKDSIDRIHLLYQLEDGSWTTYETFRLTGAE, encoded by the coding sequence ATGAAGTACGGAATTGTGGCATTTCCATCAAAAAAATTGCAAGATTTAGCGAACACGTATCGCAAGCGTTACGATCCGCATTATGCAAAGATTACACCGCATATGACGTTAAAGGACAGCTTTGATGCAACGGAAGAAGATATTCAATCTATCGTGAAGCAATTAGATGACATTGCTGCCAATCAAGCACCTTTAAGCATTCATGCATCACGCATTAGTTCGTTTTTCCCAACAACAAATGCGATTTATTTCCGCATCGAACCAACTGAACAATTACAAGCATTCCATCGTGTAATTGAAGAAAAAATTCCATTTGGGGATTCTAAACATGTATTTGTTCCACACATTACAATTGCACAGAAAATGACTGATTCAGAGCATGATGACATTTTTGGCCAACTCCGTATGACAGGGGTTGATGAAAAAGATAGTATTGATCGTATTCATCTTTTATATCAATTGGAAGATGGGTCATGGACAACATATGAAACATTCCGATTGACTGGAGCTGAATAA
- the spoVAC gene encoding stage V sporulation protein AC, translating to MEKEQYQQLEQNITPTPPYLKNAVKAFLVGGLICTIGQAVSLFYIVFFNFTEATAGNPTVATMVFFAMILTGLGLYKKIGQFAGAGSAVPVTGFGNAVISAAIEHKSEGLVLGVGGNLFKLAGSVVLFGVVSAFFVALIKYILVTIGVVSW from the coding sequence ATGGAAAAAGAGCAATATCAACAACTTGAGCAAAATATAACACCGACTCCACCTTACTTAAAAAATGCTGTAAAAGCATTTTTAGTAGGAGGCCTTATTTGTACAATCGGACAGGCAGTTTCTCTTTTTTATATCGTTTTCTTTAATTTCACAGAAGCAACAGCAGGGAATCCTACCGTTGCCACAATGGTATTTTTTGCAATGATTTTAACTGGCTTAGGTTTATACAAAAAAATTGGTCAATTCGCTGGAGCGGGTTCAGCAGTGCCAGTTACAGGTTTTGGTAACGCTGTTATATCGGCTGCAATTGAACATAAATCAGAAGGTCTAGTACTTGGTGTTGGCGGTAACTTATTCAAATTAGCTGGATCGGTTGTTTTATTTGGAGTAGTATCTGCATTTTTTGTAGCACTTATTAAATATATCCTTGTAACGATAGGGGTGGTCTCATGGTAA
- the mgtE gene encoding magnesium transporter translates to MIEERNEKDDVQFDEAHLRGMLETNDITAFRDEFLELHPYDQATFYEKVEPDIRKIIYSYLSPTEMADIFEAIELDDDEYKAYLAEMDPAYGAEMLSHMYADDAADVLNELDTQQRESYLGMMDEETAGEINELLSYDEYTAGSIMTTEYVAIPENSTVRSAMAILRKEAPNAETIYYIFVVDEAHRLTGVISLRDLIIADEDTLIRSIMNERVVMVHVGDDQEEVAQIMKDYNFLATPVIDDKGELLGIITVDDIIDVIDEEASEDYSKLAGISDMDKFDTSPWQAAKKRLPWLVVLLFLGMLTANLMGQFEDTLDKVALLAVFIPLISGTSGNSGTQALAVAIRGIATGDVEEHSKMKLLLREAGTGILTGIVCGIIVIGIVYIWKNELILGMLVGAAICGSILVATLAGSFIPLLMHRMKIDPAVASGPFITTLNDITSILIYLGLATMFLSQIG, encoded by the coding sequence ATGATAGAGGAAAGAAATGAAAAGGATGATGTGCAATTTGACGAAGCACATTTACGAGGTATGCTCGAGACCAATGATATTACCGCATTCCGTGATGAGTTTTTAGAACTTCATCCATATGATCAGGCAACGTTTTATGAAAAGGTGGAGCCTGATATACGAAAGATCATCTATTCGTACTTGTCTCCGACGGAAATGGCTGACATTTTTGAGGCAATCGAATTAGATGATGATGAATATAAAGCATATTTAGCAGAGATGGATCCCGCCTATGGTGCGGAAATGCTGTCTCATATGTATGCCGATGATGCCGCAGACGTCTTAAATGAACTAGATACTCAGCAACGAGAAAGCTACTTAGGCATGATGGATGAAGAAACAGCTGGAGAGATTAATGAGCTTTTAAGCTATGATGAATATACAGCTGGTTCTATTATGACAACGGAATATGTGGCTATTCCTGAAAATTCTACAGTGCGTTCGGCAATGGCGATATTACGTAAAGAGGCACCGAATGCCGAAACGATTTATTATATTTTCGTTGTGGATGAGGCGCATCGACTTACAGGTGTTATATCTCTTCGTGATTTAATTATTGCTGACGAAGATACACTTATTCGCTCCATTATGAATGAACGTGTTGTAATGGTCCATGTTGGGGATGACCAAGAAGAAGTAGCACAAATTATGAAAGATTATAATTTCTTGGCGACACCTGTTATTGATGATAAAGGTGAACTTTTGGGGATTATTACAGTCGATGATATTATCGATGTTATTGATGAAGAAGCATCTGAGGATTACTCTAAATTAGCGGGTATTTCAGATATGGATAAATTTGATACAAGTCCTTGGCAAGCAGCGAAAAAACGATTGCCATGGCTTGTCGTATTATTATTTTTAGGCATGCTAACAGCAAATTTAATGGGCCAATTTGAAGATACCCTCGATAAAGTTGCACTACTAGCTGTCTTTATTCCACTTATCTCGGGTACTTCGGGGAATAGTGGGACACAAGCGTTGGCTGTTGCCATTCGAGGTATTGCTACTGGTGATGTCGAAGAACATAGCAAGATGAAACTGCTACTTCGAGAGGCTGGTACGGGAATTTTGACTGGTATTGTTTGTGGTATTATCGTTATTGGTATTGTATATATATGGAAAAACGAATTAATTTTAGGCATGCTTGTAGGGGCAGCTATTTGTGGTTCAATTTTAGTGGCTACGCTTGCTGGATCATTTATCCCATTATTAATGCACCGCATGAAAATTGATCCTGCTGTTGCATCGGGTCCGTTTATTACTACGTTAAACGATATTACAAGTATTTTAATTTATTTAGGACTAGCGACAATGTTTTTAAGTCAAATAGGCTAA
- a CDS encoding YhcN/YlaJ family sporulation lipoprotein gives MRLLRMMLPLLVCMTLLIGCTEKEKFIVYGSPQNEEELESLLKEEKFVEKSTVIQYDDKMLVAVQIKPIKKWNKTKLEKKLQKKFDEKYPNKEIFVSADYKIFYEANKIKKDQLEDNKLSKKITELTKLAKEET, from the coding sequence TTGAGGTTATTAAGAATGATGTTGCCTCTATTAGTTTGTATGACATTGCTTATTGGATGCACGGAAAAAGAAAAATTTATTGTTTATGGTTCTCCTCAAAATGAGGAAGAGCTGGAATCGTTATTAAAAGAAGAAAAATTTGTTGAAAAATCAACGGTTATTCAATATGACGATAAAATGCTTGTTGCCGTGCAAATTAAACCAATAAAAAAATGGAATAAGACTAAATTAGAGAAAAAACTACAAAAGAAGTTTGATGAAAAATACCCTAACAAAGAAATTTTCGTTTCAGCTGATTATAAAATATTTTATGAAGCAAATAAAATAAAAAAGGATCAACTTGAAGATAATAAACTAAGCAAAAAAATAACGGAGCTAACAAAGCTTGCAAAGGAGGAAACATAA
- a CDS encoding CotY/CotZ family spore coat protein, which translates to MGCGKPTNPIGPIQSAGCVCDVVRAILDIQNQAVRDECSPCTANCFLEPLGGIVSPARSAADTRVFMLITKDGTPFKAFFSSPSADPCKCTSVFFRVEDMFDECCATLRVLEPLCTYDSTESTVDLLSRDGCCVNMKKICKVDDWNSTDSCITVDLSCFCAVQCIADVDLGICD; encoded by the coding sequence ATGGGTTGTGGTAAACCAACAAATCCTATTGGACCTATCCAATCAGCAGGCTGCGTATGTGACGTAGTTCGTGCAATTCTAGATATTCAAAATCAAGCGGTGCGAGATGAGTGTTCTCCATGTACAGCAAACTGTTTCTTAGAACCACTAGGCGGGATTGTAAGTCCTGCACGTTCAGCAGCAGACACACGCGTATTCATGTTAATTACAAAAGACGGTACTCCATTTAAAGCATTCTTTAGCTCACCATCAGCAGATCCTTGTAAATGTACATCAGTATTTTTCCGTGTCGAAGATATGTTTGATGAATGCTGTGCTACTTTACGTGTTTTAGAACCTTTATGTACTTATGATTCTACTGAAAGCACAGTTGACTTATTAAGTCGTGATGGCTGCTGCGTTAATATGAAGAAAATTTGTAAAGTAGATGATTGGAACTCCACTGATAGCTGTATTACTGTGGATCTATCTTGTTTCTGCGCTGTACAATGTATCGCTGATGTTGACTTAGGGATTTGTGATTAA
- a CDS encoding stage V sporulation protein AD: MVIIFPSKPSLLAGGVVAGPLEDRSTFKQYFDTIYDDERWQMETNEQGHRKMIEEASEIVMKKGGISTGEVDFLLGGDLVNQMTPTNFAARELAIPFIGLFSACATSVSSVIVASLLTEIGAANFSIAGASSQHNAVERQFRYPINYGAQKPQTAQWTVTAAGYALIGKHQEDAPCIEAATVGKVIDYGMDDPFHMGAAMAPAAFQTIKAHLEDRKQEIYHYDLILTGDLGQLGLKLLKGMLVESGIKNEELTLLRDAGAEFYGQDEAFQSGASGAGCSAAVFFSYVIQELRAGTYKRVLLVATGALLSPLSFQQKETIPCTAHAIEITMK; this comes from the coding sequence ATGGTAATCATTTTTCCATCCAAACCATCACTGTTAGCTGGTGGTGTGGTGGCAGGGCCGTTAGAGGACCGTAGTACGTTTAAACAATATTTCGATACGATTTACGACGATGAGCGCTGGCAAATGGAAACAAATGAACAAGGCCATCGAAAAATGATTGAAGAAGCCAGTGAAATTGTAATGAAAAAAGGTGGCATTTCAACTGGGGAAGTCGATTTTTTGTTAGGTGGCGATTTAGTTAATCAAATGACACCTACAAATTTTGCTGCAAGGGAATTAGCCATTCCATTTATCGGACTATTTTCAGCTTGTGCTACCTCGGTCTCTTCTGTTATTGTAGCTAGCCTTTTAACAGAGATTGGAGCCGCAAATTTTTCAATTGCTGGTGCATCAAGTCAGCACAATGCGGTAGAACGCCAATTTCGTTATCCTATCAATTACGGGGCACAAAAACCTCAAACGGCGCAGTGGACAGTAACCGCTGCTGGGTATGCACTTATTGGCAAACATCAAGAGGACGCTCCATGTATTGAAGCGGCGACAGTTGGAAAGGTAATTGATTATGGAATGGATGATCCTTTCCATATGGGCGCTGCAATGGCACCTGCTGCCTTTCAAACAATCAAGGCACATCTTGAGGACCGAAAGCAAGAAATTTATCATTATGATTTAATTTTAACGGGTGATTTAGGACAGCTTGGCTTAAAACTTCTTAAAGGGATGCTTGTTGAGAGTGGCATAAAAAATGAAGAGCTAACACTTTTACGCGATGCTGGAGCGGAATTTTACGGTCAAGATGAAGCATTTCAATCTGGTGCAAGTGGAGCAGGCTGTTCAGCGGCTGTTTTTTTTAGTTATGTTATTCAAGAACTCCGAGCAGGCACATATAAACGTGTGCTTCTTGTAGCGACAGGTGCGCTACTATCTCCACTTTCATTCCAACAAAAAGAAACAATTCCATGTACGGCACATGCGATAGAAATTACAATGAAATGA
- a CDS encoding alpha/beta hydrolase, translated as MDKGTVQDLKFYSEALQEELELYIYVPANYSPLYKYNILIASDGKDYFQLGGITKLADELIDDYEIENLIIAFVPYKDIKDRRHKYIPSGEQHEAYLRFLAHELVPYLDAEYATYQMGMSRAVIGDSMAATASLMAALKYPSIFGKVILQSPYVDEDVLKAVEQFKDPGAISIYHIVGKNEDKVVTMDKTVKDFLTPNRRLHNLMLSKGFSTFYEEFDGNHTWKYWKPDLRRALIENFN; from the coding sequence TTGGATAAGGGAACTGTACAAGATTTAAAATTCTATAGTGAAGCATTACAGGAGGAATTAGAGCTATATATTTATGTCCCTGCTAATTATTCTCCACTATACAAATATAATATTTTAATCGCATCAGACGGTAAAGACTATTTCCAACTAGGAGGTATTACAAAACTAGCCGATGAACTTATCGATGACTATGAAATCGAGAATTTAATCATTGCATTCGTTCCATATAAAGATATTAAAGATCGCCGACATAAATATATTCCAAGTGGCGAACAACATGAAGCCTATTTGCGATTTTTAGCACATGAACTTGTTCCTTATTTGGATGCTGAATATGCAACATACCAAATGGGTATGAGTCGCGCGGTTATTGGTGATTCTATGGCTGCAACCGCTTCCTTAATGGCTGCTTTAAAGTATCCAAGCATCTTTGGTAAAGTTATTTTACAATCACCTTATGTTGATGAAGATGTACTGAAAGCTGTTGAACAATTCAAAGATCCAGGGGCTATTTCTATTTATCATATCGTAGGCAAAAACGAAGATAAAGTTGTAACAATGGATAAAACTGTTAAAGATTTCTTAACTCCAAATCGTCGGTTGCATAATCTTATGTTAAGCAAAGGCTTTTCTACATTTTATGAAGAGTTCGATGGTAATCATACATGGAAATATTGGAAACCTGATTTAAGACGTGCATTAATCGAAAATTTCAATTAA
- a CDS encoding RluA family pseudouridine synthase, whose translation MNNSDRRFTLQFLAEKDGQLLREALAEWQISKRALTAIKFEGGLLMVNGNEQNVRYPLRIGDQVEVKFPPEEKSDGLAIEYGELAVIYEDDALLVLDKPAHQSTIPSREHPTKSIANDVCGYFEQQNLASTVHIVTRLDRDTSGLLCIAKHAHIHHLMGLAQRFGEVSREYEAIVHGHLTQNRQSIIAPIGRKETSIIEREVRQDGQYAHTDVTVLQRFSVQGEPMTHIRLKLHTGRTHQIRVHMSYLGHPLVGDDLYGGSRDLIDRQALHCVSLCLQHPLTKEQHYFSSPLKDDMLQILNN comes from the coding sequence ATGAATAATAGCGATAGAAGATTTACGCTTCAGTTTCTAGCTGAGAAGGATGGCCAATTATTGCGTGAAGCTTTAGCAGAATGGCAAATATCCAAACGGGCCTTAACAGCTATTAAATTTGAAGGGGGCTTATTGATGGTGAATGGTAACGAACAAAATGTACGTTACCCTCTCCGTATAGGCGATCAAGTAGAAGTAAAATTCCCACCAGAAGAGAAAAGTGATGGGCTTGCCATTGAATATGGCGAGCTTGCTGTTATTTATGAGGATGATGCGCTGTTAGTACTCGATAAACCAGCACATCAAAGTACTATTCCATCTCGGGAGCATCCAACAAAAAGTATTGCGAATGATGTTTGCGGCTATTTCGAACAACAGAATTTAGCTTCTACCGTTCATATTGTGACAAGACTTGATCGGGATACATCTGGCTTGTTATGCATTGCAAAACATGCGCATATTCATCATCTAATGGGTTTAGCCCAACGCTTTGGTGAAGTATCACGGGAATATGAAGCAATTGTACATGGACATTTAACACAAAATCGCCAGTCTATCATAGCGCCTATTGGACGCAAAGAAACAAGTATTATTGAGCGTGAGGTACGACAAGATGGACAATATGCACATACAGATGTAACTGTATTACAGCGTTTTTCTGTTCAAGGCGAGCCGATGACGCATATCCGCTTAAAGTTGCATACAGGACGAACGCACCAAATTCGTGTGCATATGAGTTATTTGGGGCATCCGCTCGTTGGTGATGATTTATATGGAGGGAGTCGCGATCTAATAGATCGGCAAGCGTTACATTGCGTATCGTTATGTTTACAGCACCCTTTAACAAAAGAGCAACATTATTTCTCTAGTCCGCTGAAGGATGATATGCTACAAATATTAAATAATTGA
- a CDS encoding thermonuclease family protein, with protein sequence MKKLFFALFFLTLLISGCTEEESSTESIKTEDIQGIVTVTKDTAEKHDVSKFEEFELESVIDGDTIRIKYNGSSEKVRFLLVDTPETNHETLGVQPYGPEAKEFTKQLLAGQDTVYLEFDVSYRDKYKRLLAYIYTKDGISVQEQLLKNGLARVAYIYAPNTKHVDWFKSIQKTAQQSALGIWSVEDYVTNRGYDKEAYYVATKDQKDDAATNNGESKNTNNNSCVIKGNINAKGNKIYHMPGQRDYDNTVAEEMFCTEEEAVENGFVPAKQ encoded by the coding sequence TTGAAAAAGTTATTTTTTGCATTGTTCTTTTTAACATTGCTTATTAGTGGATGTACGGAAGAAGAATCTAGCACAGAAAGTATAAAAACTGAAGATATACAAGGAATTGTCACTGTCACAAAGGACACTGCTGAAAAGCATGATGTCAGTAAATTTGAAGAATTTGAGCTAGAAAGTGTCATTGACGGCGATACGATAAGAATTAAATATAATGGCAGCTCTGAAAAAGTTCGTTTTTTACTTGTGGATACGCCTGAAACGAATCATGAGACATTAGGCGTCCAACCGTACGGACCTGAGGCGAAAGAATTTACAAAGCAATTATTAGCTGGTCAAGATACGGTTTACTTAGAATTCGATGTGTCCTATCGAGATAAATATAAAAGATTACTAGCATATATTTATACTAAAGATGGTATTAGTGTTCAAGAACAGTTATTAAAAAATGGCTTAGCACGTGTAGCTTATATATATGCTCCAAATACGAAGCATGTCGATTGGTTTAAATCCATTCAAAAAACCGCCCAACAGTCAGCCCTTGGTATCTGGTCAGTGGAAGACTATGTAACAAATCGCGGTTATGATAAAGAAGCCTATTATGTTGCAACAAAAGATCAGAAAGATGATGCTGCAACAAATAATGGCGAATCTAAGAATACTAATAATAATAGTTGTGTAATTAAAGGAAATATTAATGCGAAAGGAAATAAAATATACCACATGCCTGGTCAACGTGATTATGACAATACTGTAGCGGAAGAAATGTTTTGTACTGAGGAAGAGGCAGTGGAAAATGGATTCGTTCCAGCAAAGCAATAA
- a CDS encoding LVIVD repeat-containing protein, with the protein MKKFKSHPFLSHLAFTSLMLGIILFVSLGTAAANDEAKKEEKQEAPRTGLNKNAPDAPLPTKKEGTTKLLPGEPKEPAKDSWGYDAKTGIFTHPAATPDNEGPQPFEGSLPYLDQNQYTKNMNVEAFYPYVIGWGHSWQATFDLDGRRYLYDLETDMYNVFDITDPKNAKRIANKLIDTDKGDNRFGPMTVKYNKKLDKTIAVQCYEVPRYGVLSNKYEYPEQVKAIKEKEMLRGFRIFEVTSPLFSEWELLSETPLDAKANASDLVQEGSGCQDVPVYDGGDYLFVAGAPDDSFSNTEYKSYLYSGAQMAFDISDPSNPKRLSTWWVPGQRVGEEEAYNKNPRAGNKTTWMGARMPLFIPTPVEKGGKYGYAAMGGFGFYIVDISDPSNMKTVSHIDMPMSVSGTEGDNIDVSKVESTGIVYYSGYPLSEDCHEPYKDIYAIDVNDPLKPKIISTLKRPTPPESAPFTDFCQRRGSFGPKRSGYATINPGVPSEQYIPYAFYNAGVQIFDVTNPTESTIEAYFVPKMSGEIPNEDGTTTTSDHSNPVHGIFVEWDRNLIWAFSNHGMYALSTPLLGDPIIGLPKPVEEKK; encoded by the coding sequence ATGAAAAAATTTAAGTCACATCCTTTTCTGAGTCATTTAGCTTTTACCTCTCTTATGTTGGGCATTATTTTATTCGTGTCTTTAGGTACTGCCGCAGCGAACGATGAAGCTAAAAAAGAAGAAAAGCAGGAAGCACCGCGCACAGGTCTGAACAAAAATGCACCTGATGCACCACTGCCAACGAAAAAGGAAGGCACAACAAAGCTTTTACCAGGTGAACCAAAAGAGCCCGCGAAAGACAGTTGGGGCTATGATGCAAAGACAGGCATTTTCACTCACCCAGCCGCAACACCAGATAATGAAGGTCCACAACCATTTGAAGGGAGTTTGCCTTATCTAGATCAAAATCAATATACAAAAAATATGAATGTAGAAGCATTCTATCCATACGTTATTGGTTGGGGACATAGCTGGCAAGCTACTTTCGATCTAGACGGTCGTCGCTATTTATACGATCTTGAAACAGATATGTACAATGTATTCGATATTACAGATCCTAAAAACGCCAAGCGTATTGCCAATAAATTAATTGACACAGATAAGGGAGACAATCGCTTCGGTCCAATGACAGTAAAATACAATAAAAAGTTGGACAAAACAATTGCCGTTCAATGTTACGAAGTACCACGTTATGGTGTTCTATCGAATAAGTATGAATACCCTGAGCAAGTAAAGGCTATTAAAGAAAAAGAAATGCTGCGTGGATTCCGTATTTTTGAAGTGACAAGCCCATTATTTTCAGAATGGGAGCTGCTATCTGAAACACCTTTAGATGCGAAAGCAAATGCAAGTGACCTTGTACAAGAAGGCTCTGGCTGTCAAGACGTACCTGTCTATGATGGTGGAGATTATTTATTTGTTGCAGGTGCACCTGATGATTCCTTCAGCAATACAGAGTATAAAAGCTATTTATACTCAGGTGCACAAATGGCTTTTGATATTTCAGACCCATCTAATCCGAAACGTCTTTCAACTTGGTGGGTGCCAGGTCAACGTGTAGGTGAAGAAGAAGCCTATAACAAAAACCCCCGCGCTGGCAACAAAACAACATGGATGGGCGCTCGCATGCCGCTATTCATTCCGACACCTGTAGAAAAAGGTGGCAAATACGGCTATGCAGCAATGGGTGGCTTTGGGTTTTATATTGTCGACATATCCGATCCATCAAATATGAAAACGGTTTCACATATTGACATGCCTATGAGTGTTAGCGGTACTGAAGGGGATAATATTGACGTTTCCAAAGTCGAAAGCACAGGCATTGTTTACTATAGCGGCTATCCACTTAGCGAAGATTGCCATGAGCCTTATAAGGATATTTACGCAATCGATGTCAACGATCCGCTTAAGCCTAAAATCATTAGTACGTTAAAACGCCCGACACCACCAGAATCAGCACCTTTCACAGACTTTTGCCAACGTCGCGGCAGCTTTGGACCGAAGCGTAGTGGCTATGCAACTATTAATCCAGGTGTTCCGAGCGAACAATATATCCCTTATGCCTTCTACAATGCAGGTGTCCAAATTTTTGACGTAACTAACCCAACAGAATCAACAATCGAAGCATACTTTGTGCCGAAGATGTCTGGAGAAATTCCAAATGAAGATGGCACAACTACAACAAGCGATCATTCTAATCCAGTACACGGCATTTTCGTCGAATGGGACCGAAATTTAATTTGGGCATTTTCCAACCATGGCATGTACGCCCTATCTACACCTTTACTCGGTGACCCGATCATCGGTTTACCGAAGCCCGTAGAGGAGAAAAAATAA
- a CDS encoding YjcZ family sporulation protein: protein MNSWNNNYCGGNNNNSGYGSTFVLIVVLFILLIIVGATFVN, encoded by the coding sequence ATGAATAGCTGGAACAATAATTATTGTGGAGGTAATAACAACAATAGTGGCTATGGCTCAACATTTGTTCTAATAGTTGTCCTATTCATTCTTCTTATTATTGTTGGTGCAACTTTTGTAAACTAA
- a CDS encoding GNAT family N-acetyltransferase — translation MYNVKIVETEKEHDDAFAVRKKVFVEEQGVPLHLECDAQDKTATHFIMYEGDEPVGAARLRSIEDQTAKIERVCILQSQRGKKLGALIMKEMEKYAISIDQKKLKLHAQSYAVPFYEKLGYTVTSPEFMDAGIPHRAMEKKI, via the coding sequence TTGTATAACGTTAAGATTGTTGAAACAGAGAAAGAGCATGATGATGCATTTGCGGTTCGAAAAAAGGTTTTTGTAGAGGAACAAGGTGTTCCACTTCATTTAGAATGTGATGCGCAAGATAAAACTGCAACACATTTCATTATGTATGAGGGCGATGAACCAGTTGGTGCTGCTCGTCTCCGTAGCATTGAAGACCAAACTGCAAAAATTGAACGCGTATGTATTTTACAAAGTCAACGTGGCAAAAAACTTGGGGCTTTAATAATGAAGGAAATGGAAAAATATGCGATTTCCATTGACCAAAAGAAATTAAAACTCCATGCACAGAGCTACGCTGTTCCCTTTTATGAAAAGCTTGGCTATACGGTAACATCTCCTGAATTTATGGATGCAGGTATACCACATCGTGCAATGGAAAAAAAGATTTAA